In a genomic window of uncultured Flavobacterium sp.:
- a CDS encoding TolC family protein: MKTKILLKSLVLFLFCIAKSNAQEVLTIEDAMKIALENNFEIKIAKNNTKISETNVTVGNAGMLPQATASITDNNSVTNSSQTRQDGTSTQLNNAKNNNLNYGVSLGWTVFDGMKMFAKLDQLKELQKLGDSELKRTILVKIGQVNSAYYDLVQQQHQLSALDTTIVISKQRLTLAQNRFSIGKASKLEVLNAQVDLNSDQVAFLRQKESYANAKILLNQYLARDPKINFTVTDLVKVDDKLVLADLMDLAQKQNPGLESQIINKRIAELQLKQIKADRYPVVNLTSGYTFTESQSSLGFTSSASSKGFNYGFNATLNIFDGFNQHRNEKVAKLQIENSQIAIEQQNMILNTQLSTAFQTYLTNLELIGLEEDNEAIAKQNLDITLDKFRIGTITTLDFRTAQLNYVNAKVRYSNAQYEAKLSEIALKELAGNINF, encoded by the coding sequence ATGAAAACTAAGATATTATTAAAAAGTCTCGTTTTATTTTTGTTTTGTATAGCAAAAAGTAATGCACAAGAAGTCTTGACTATTGAAGATGCTATGAAAATAGCTTTGGAAAATAATTTTGAAATTAAGATTGCTAAGAATAACACAAAAATTAGTGAAACAAATGTAACCGTTGGAAACGCAGGAATGCTGCCACAAGCTACAGCTTCAATCACAGACAATAACAGCGTTACAAACTCCTCTCAAACACGTCAGGACGGAACTTCGACACAATTAAACAATGCCAAAAATAATAACTTAAATTATGGTGTAAGTTTAGGCTGGACAGTTTTTGACGGTATGAAAATGTTTGCCAAATTAGATCAATTAAAAGAGTTGCAAAAACTGGGAGATTCTGAATTAAAAAGAACTATTCTGGTAAAAATTGGTCAGGTAAATTCCGCTTATTATGACTTAGTTCAGCAACAACATCAATTATCAGCATTAGATACTACAATCGTAATTTCTAAGCAAAGATTGACATTGGCACAAAATCGTTTCAGTATTGGAAAAGCTTCAAAATTAGAGGTTTTAAATGCTCAGGTAGATTTAAATTCTGATCAGGTTGCTTTCTTGAGACAAAAGGAATCGTATGCAAATGCAAAGATTTTACTGAATCAGTATTTAGCGCGTGATCCAAAAATAAATTTTACCGTAACTGATTTGGTTAAAGTAGATGATAAATTAGTTTTGGCAGATTTAATGGATTTGGCGCAGAAACAAAACCCTGGTTTAGAATCTCAAATCATCAACAAACGAATTGCCGAATTACAACTTAAACAAATAAAAGCAGATCGTTATCCTGTTGTAAATCTGACATCTGGCTACACTTTTACAGAAAGTCAATCTAGTTTAGGTTTTACAAGTTCAGCTTCTTCAAAAGGTTTTAATTATGGTTTTAATGCGACTTTAAACATTTTTGACGGTTTTAACCAACACAGAAATGAAAAGGTAGCAAAACTTCAAATTGAGAACTCTCAGATTGCAATCGAGCAACAAAACATGATTCTGAATACACAATTGAGTACTGCTTTTCAAACCTATTTAACCAATCTTGAATTAATTGGTTTAGAAGAAGATAACGAAGCAATCGCAAAGCAAAACTTAGATATTACGTTGGATAAATTCAGAATTGGAACTATTACAACGCTTGATTTTAGAACGGCTCAGCTTAATTATGTTAACGCAAAAGTACGTTACAGCAACGCTCAATATGAAGCGAAATTATCTGAAATTGCTTTGAAAGAATTAGCTGGAAATATTAATTTTTAA
- a CDS encoding efflux RND transporter permease subunit: MSLSTTSIRRPVLTIVLNLLIILFGFIGYTFLGVREFPSIDPAQVSIRTNYTGANADIIESQITEPLEKAVNAIDGIRNITSSSNQGSSNITIEFNLDKDLEEAANDVRDKVSQAIRSLPQDIDAPPVVSKADADSDAIISMTVQSDSRSALELSDYAENVISQRLETIPGVSGVQIWGQKRYAMRLWIDPVKLTAYGCTVSDVRDALNAQNVELPSGKLTGNNTELTVKTVGNLSKPSEFNNIIIRTDGDKIVRLSDIGGAELGPENIETKLSQSGLPMIGLAIVPMPGANYLDISAEFYKKYEALKKDLPKDIKLNIALDNTIFVKKSVLEVAETLGISIILVIIIIYLFFRDWAIAFRPLIDIPVSLIATFFIMWLFGFSINVLTLLAIVLATGLVVDDGIVVTENIFKKVEEGMSPIEAAIKGSNEIFYAVISISVTLAAVFLPVIFLEGFVGRLFREFGVVIGAAVLISAFVSLTLTPMLNAYLMKGGEQKKSKFYVRTEPFFERLNSGYADALGRFMEKKWISFPILIACFGLIYLFFTILPKETAPYDDRSSVTMRMTTPEGSSYEYTDRFMQEISKLVDDSIPEKKVSLVITAPGFGASATNTGFIRLSLKEPDERKRSQKEVADQLTKMTKRYPDAKTSVIQQPTIAVNRRGGLPIQYIIQAPNFEKLREKIPVFMDEVGKSDVFSITDVNLKFNKPEINVSIDREKAESLGISIIDIAQTLQLSLSGQRFGYFIKNGKQYQVIGQFDQKDRSKPLDLTSMFVKNRKGELIQMDNVVKVEEQSNPPQLYHNNRYMSATVSAGLAPGKSISDGIEEMDKIKAKVLDESFTTDLSGESRDFVESSSNTSFAFGLALLLIFLILAAQFESFIDPLIIILTVPMAVAGALFSLWLFNQTWNIFSQIGTVMLIGLVTKNGILIVEFANQLREQGKPKLEAILEASEARLRPILMTSLAIALGALPIAMSLGAASTSRIGMGVVIVGGTIFSLALTLFVIPAIYLMWSKARKHYPEFDHIEEYERDSKV; encoded by the coding sequence ATGAGTTTATCAACCACAAGTATAAGAAGACCCGTTTTAACGATTGTACTGAATCTTTTAATTATTCTATTCGGTTTCATTGGTTATACGTTTTTGGGTGTTCGAGAATTTCCTTCGATTGATCCTGCGCAAGTTTCAATTCGAACAAACTACACTGGAGCAAATGCCGATATTATCGAATCGCAAATTACAGAACCTCTTGAAAAAGCAGTAAATGCAATTGATGGTATTCGAAATATAACTTCCTCAAGTAATCAGGGAAGTAGTAATATCACGATCGAATTTAACTTAGACAAAGATCTTGAAGAAGCGGCAAATGACGTTCGTGACAAGGTTTCGCAAGCCATTAGAAGTTTACCGCAAGATATTGATGCACCGCCGGTAGTATCAAAAGCAGATGCGGATAGTGATGCAATTATCTCTATGACAGTGCAAAGTGATAGCCGAAGCGCACTTGAATTGAGTGATTATGCAGAGAATGTTATTTCGCAACGATTAGAGACAATTCCAGGTGTGAGTGGTGTTCAAATTTGGGGACAAAAACGTTATGCAATGCGTTTATGGATCGATCCAGTAAAATTAACCGCTTATGGTTGTACAGTTTCTGATGTTCGTGATGCACTTAATGCTCAAAATGTCGAATTACCATCTGGAAAACTTACCGGAAACAACACTGAATTAACGGTAAAAACGGTTGGAAATCTTTCTAAACCATCAGAATTTAATAATATTATCATTCGTACAGACGGCGATAAAATCGTTCGTTTAAGTGATATTGGTGGTGCTGAATTAGGTCCTGAAAATATCGAAACAAAACTAAGCCAATCCGGATTACCAATGATTGGTTTGGCTATTGTGCCAATGCCAGGAGCAAATTACTTAGACATTTCGGCAGAATTCTATAAAAAATACGAAGCTTTAAAGAAAGATCTTCCAAAAGATATCAAACTAAATATTGCGCTTGATAATACCATTTTCGTAAAGAAATCAGTACTTGAAGTTGCTGAGACTTTAGGAATCTCAATTATTCTTGTAATCATTATTATCTACTTATTCTTTAGAGATTGGGCAATTGCGTTCAGACCTTTAATTGATATTCCGGTATCGTTAATTGCTACGTTTTTTATCATGTGGCTTTTCGGATTCTCGATCAACGTATTGACTTTATTGGCAATTGTTTTAGCGACAGGTTTGGTGGTCGATGACGGAATTGTAGTTACCGAAAATATCTTTAAGAAAGTCGAAGAAGGAATGTCGCCAATCGAAGCGGCAATCAAAGGTTCTAATGAAATTTTCTATGCCGTAATTTCGATTTCTGTTACACTTGCAGCAGTATTTTTACCTGTAATTTTCTTAGAAGGATTCGTTGGTCGACTCTTTAGGGAATTTGGAGTTGTAATTGGTGCTGCGGTATTAATTTCTGCCTTTGTATCCTTGACTTTAACGCCAATGTTGAATGCTTATTTAATGAAAGGCGGCGAACAAAAAAAATCAAAATTCTACGTTAGAACTGAGCCTTTTTTCGAAAGATTAAATAGCGGTTATGCCGATGCTTTAGGCCGTTTTATGGAGAAAAAATGGATCAGTTTTCCAATCTTGATTGCGTGTTTTGGATTGATTTATTTATTTTTTACTATTCTTCCAAAAGAAACTGCACCTTATGACGATCGTAGTTCTGTAACCATGCGTATGACAACTCCAGAAGGATCTTCATACGAATATACAGACCGTTTTATGCAGGAAATCTCAAAATTGGTAGACGATTCTATTCCGGAGAAAAAAGTAAGTTTGGTGATTACAGCGCCAGGTTTTGGAGCTTCGGCAACAAATACCGGTTTTATCAGACTTTCGTTAAAAGAACCTGACGAAAGAAAACGATCTCAAAAAGAGGTTGCGGATCAATTGACAAAAATGACCAAAAGATATCCTGACGCTAAAACATCTGTAATTCAGCAACCTACAATTGCCGTAAACAGACGTGGAGGTTTACCGATTCAGTATATTATTCAGGCTCCGAATTTTGAAAAATTAAGAGAAAAAATTCCTGTATTTATGGATGAAGTTGGTAAAAGTGATGTTTTCTCTATTACCGATGTAAATTTAAAATTCAACAAACCCGAAATCAACGTAAGTATCGATCGTGAAAAGGCAGAAAGCTTGGGGATTTCGATCATTGATATTGCCCAAACTTTGCAACTTTCGTTAAGCGGACAACGTTTTGGTTATTTCATTAAAAACGGAAAACAATATCAGGTTATTGGACAATTTGATCAAAAAGACAGATCTAAACCTTTGGATTTAACTTCGATGTTTGTAAAAAACAGAAAAGGCGAATTAATCCAAATGGACAACGTTGTAAAGGTTGAAGAACAAAGTAATCCGCCACAATTATACCACAATAACCGTTATATGTCTGCGACAGTTTCTGCAGGTTTAGCTCCGGGAAAAAGTATTAGTGACGGTATTGAAGAAATGGATAAAATTAAAGCTAAAGTTCTTGACGAAAGTTTCACTACAGATTTAAGTGGAGAATCAAGAGATTTTGTCGAAAGTAGTTCTAATACTTCTTTCGCATTTGGACTTGCTTTATTATTGATCTTTTTAATTCTTGCAGCACAATTTGAGAGTTTTATTGATCCGTTAATTATCATTTTGACTGTGCCAATGGCGGTTGCGGGAGCATTATTCTCGTTATGGTTATTCAATCAGACCTGGAATATTTTTAGTCAGATTGGTACCGTAATGCTTATTGGTTTGGTAACCAAAAACGGTATTTTGATCGTTGAATTTGCGAATCAGTTACGAGAACAGGGAAAACCAAAATTAGAAGCAATTCTGGAAGCGTCAGAAGCGCGTTTACGTCCAATTTTGATGACGAGTTTAGCAATTGCTTTAGGAGCTTTACCAATTGCAATGTCACTTGGAGCAGCGTCTACAAGTAGAATTGGAATGGGAGTTGTAATCGTTGGAGGAACAATTTTCTCTTTGGCTTTGACCCTATTTGTAATTCCTGCTATTTATTTAATGTGGTCTAAAGCCCGTAAACATTATCCGGAGTTTGATCATATTGAAGAATATGAAAGAGATAGCAAAGTATAG
- a CDS encoding efflux RND transporter periplasmic adaptor subunit translates to MKVKNLIYALLIIVLGGFIAYRVVSNKSKNDESKKFGDKDTPTTVTGIVVNTSTFDNNLSLSGSIEANEQIEIRSEVSGIVEGIYFNEGSFVNKGQVLFKVNDIELKAQLRQAVTKEGLAAENERRAKLLLQKEAISQEEFDVAKADHASSQAQSQLIRAQIAKTSVKAPFSGKIGLRSISPGTYITPTILVAKLVNTGKLKITFSIPEKYASQVKSGSTIDFSVSGSDKVYSAKIYAIEPEVAVATRTLQVRAIADNIDGKLFPGTFADVKLPLNIIKDAIVVPSEAIVPIQDGKKVYIANMGKAKEVKVDATTRTDASILILSGLKAGDTLITSGVMSLKNEAPIKVVVKK, encoded by the coding sequence ATGAAAGTAAAAAACCTAATTTACGCCCTTCTAATTATCGTTCTAGGAGGTTTTATTGCCTACAGAGTGGTATCTAATAAAAGTAAAAACGACGAATCTAAAAAATTTGGCGATAAAGATACTCCAACAACTGTAACGGGAATCGTAGTAAACACTTCTACTTTTGATAACAATCTATCATTATCAGGATCAATTGAAGCAAATGAACAAATTGAAATCCGCAGTGAAGTTTCAGGGATTGTCGAAGGTATTTACTTTAATGAAGGTAGTTTTGTAAACAAAGGTCAAGTGCTTTTTAAAGTAAATGATATCGAGCTAAAAGCGCAATTAAGACAAGCGGTTACCAAAGAAGGTTTGGCTGCTGAGAATGAAAGAAGAGCGAAATTATTACTTCAAAAAGAAGCTATAAGTCAGGAAGAATTTGATGTTGCAAAAGCAGATCACGCGTCTTCTCAAGCACAAAGTCAATTGATAAGAGCTCAAATTGCTAAAACTTCTGTTAAAGCTCCGTTTTCTGGAAAAATTGGTTTGCGTTCTATCTCACCGGGAACTTATATTACTCCAACAATTTTAGTAGCAAAATTAGTTAATACAGGAAAATTGAAGATTACATTTTCTATCCCTGAAAAATATGCTTCACAAGTAAAATCTGGATCAACAATAGATTTTTCGGTTTCAGGATCTGATAAAGTTTATTCTGCAAAAATTTATGCAATTGAACCAGAAGTAGCCGTTGCAACACGTACATTACAAGTTCGCGCTATTGCTGATAATATCGATGGAAAACTTTTCCCGGGAACTTTTGCTGATGTAAAATTACCATTGAACATTATAAAAGATGCAATCGTAGTTCCTTCAGAAGCCATTGTCCCGATACAAGACGGTAAAAAAGTTTATATCGCCAATATGGGCAAAGCCAAAGAAGTAAAAGTTGATGCAACAACAAGAACAGATGCTTCTATTTTGATTTTGTCAGGATTAAAAGCCGGAGACACGTTGATTACCAGCGGCGTTATGTCATTAAAAAACGAAGCTCCAATAAAAGTTGTAGTAAAAAAATAG
- a CDS encoding redoxin domain-containing protein has protein sequence MKKKILLVLWFSLLLVAISFLFWQNEFKYSLPTPIPRDYQEIAMGSKIDLKCCTTDHRPVFIHFFNPDCPCSRFNIPHVSGLIKKYGDRINFKIVVINKQKSFTIEEIQKKFDANIPVYFDEGMAKSCGVFSTPQAVLLDDSQNLYYRGNYNKTRYCTNADSNYAQQAIEALLKQNHAPSFDALALRAYGCSLPKCTK, from the coding sequence ATGAAGAAAAAAATACTTTTAGTCTTATGGTTTTCATTATTACTTGTTGCAATTTCTTTCTTGTTTTGGCAAAACGAATTTAAATATAGTTTACCAACACCAATTCCTCGTGATTATCAGGAGATAGCCATGGGAAGTAAAATTGATCTAAAATGCTGCACAACTGATCACAGACCGGTTTTTATTCATTTCTTTAATCCTGATTGCCCGTGTTCCCGCTTTAATATACCTCATGTAAGCGGATTGATTAAGAAATACGGAGATCGCATTAACTTTAAAATTGTAGTTATCAATAAGCAGAAGAGCTTTACAATCGAAGAAATCCAGAAAAAATTCGACGCTAATATCCCGGTTTATTTTGATGAAGGAATGGCAAAGAGTTGTGGCGTTTTTTCGACTCCGCAAGCCGTTCTTCTCGACGATTCTCAAAACTTATATTACCGCGGAAATTATAATAAAACAAGGTATTGCACCAATGCCGACAGCAATTATGCCCAACAGGCAATTGAGGCTTTGCTAAAACAAAATCATGCCCCTTCATTTGATGCTTTAGCTCTTAGAGCTTATGGATGTTCGTTACCAAAATGCACTAAATAA
- a CDS encoding PAS domain-containing protein — translation MDTRTNRPTPSDREVDWNKSKVLLSKTDTKGTILYANEDFIDVSGYDEFELVGQPHNIVRHPDMPKVIFKFLWDSIKSSQNIHVIIKNMSKTGRFYWVVTDFKIIADADGEIVGYFGTRKSVPEDIIVKFIEPLYKKLLHIEEVSGLHASEEYLVGFLEERKKTYMEYIDHLIATKKDDKNKVSKGLFNGLFEKKAPPKK, via the coding sequence ATGGATACCCGAACTAACCGTCCAACTCCATCAGATCGCGAAGTTGATTGGAATAAGAGTAAAGTATTACTCAGTAAAACAGATACAAAAGGGACGATTCTATACGCCAATGAAGATTTTATAGATGTATCAGGATATGATGAATTTGAGCTTGTTGGACAGCCTCATAATATTGTACGTCATCCTGATATGCCAAAAGTTATTTTTAAATTCTTGTGGGATAGTATTAAGTCAAGCCAAAATATTCATGTGATTATCAAGAATATGTCCAAAACCGGAAGGTTTTATTGGGTTGTCACCGATTTTAAAATCATAGCTGATGCTGATGGAGAAATCGTAGGATACTTTGGAACCAGAAAATCAGTTCCTGAGGATATTATCGTAAAGTTTATAGAACCTTTGTACAAAAAACTTCTGCATATTGAAGAAGTAAGCGGACTTCACGCTTCTGAAGAATACCTTGTAGGTTTTCTGGAAGAGCGCAAGAAAACTTATATGGAATATATAGATCATCTTATCGCAACCAAAAAAGATGATAAAAATAAAGTAAGTAAAGGTTTGTTCAATGGTTTATTTGAAAAGAAAGCACCTCCAAAAAAATAA
- the recG gene encoding ATP-dependent DNA helicase RecG → MSYNLLETQIEYLKGVGPTRGQLLRKELGIHKYGDLVNFFPNRYIDRTRYYKINELQNTGSEVQIIGKIINIKTVEFAKNKKRLVATFVDDTGQMDLNWFQGHKWVRESLKLNEVCVIFGKCSLYGSQFSMAHPEIELFSEHEKSLRSAMQPVYPSTETLANRGISNRTINKIMEQLFIETQALFTETFPPYLIAELNLMSKRAALFNIHFPKSTEILAKAQFRLKFEELFFIQLQLITKNLIRKHKIKGHPFSKVGEFFGEFYQNHLPFELTNAQKRVIKEIRSDMGSNAQMNRLLQGDVGSGKTIVAFMSMLLAMDNGFQACLMAPTEILANQHFIGLSELAETLNINIKILTGSTKTSARKIIHEELENGTLNILIGTHALLEDKVKFQNLGLAVIDEQHRFGVEQRSKLWKKNDIPPHVLVMTATPIPRTLAMSLYGDLDISVIDELPPGRKPIQTVHRFDSNRLKVWKFLRDEIALGRQIYIVYPLIQESEKMDYKDLMDGYESISRDFPLPQYSISILHGKMKPADKDAEMKRFSEGKTNIMVATTVIEVGVNVPNASVMIIESAERFGLSQLHQLRGRVGRGAEQSYCILMTSHKLSADSKTRMETMVQTNDGFEIAEVDLKLRGPGDLMGTQQSGVLNLQIADIVRDREILSLARNYAMKILKEDGPLQKPEHAVLKAVFLELTKKKNIWNYIS, encoded by the coding sequence ATGTCCTATAATCTCCTTGAAACTCAAATCGAATACTTAAAAGGTGTTGGCCCAACTCGTGGTCAATTGCTTCGTAAGGAATTGGGAATTCATAAATATGGTGATTTAGTTAATTTTTTTCCGAATAGATATATTGACAGAACTCGTTATTATAAGATAAACGAACTTCAGAATACGGGTTCAGAAGTTCAGATTATTGGAAAAATTATCAACATAAAAACGGTTGAGTTTGCCAAAAACAAAAAACGTCTTGTTGCTACTTTTGTAGATGATACGGGACAAATGGACTTAAACTGGTTTCAGGGACATAAATGGGTTCGTGAAAGTTTAAAGCTGAATGAAGTTTGTGTGATTTTTGGAAAATGTTCTCTTTACGGAAGTCAATTTAGTATGGCGCATCCGGAAATTGAGTTGTTTAGCGAGCATGAAAAAAGTCTTCGTTCTGCAATGCAACCTGTTTATCCTTCGACTGAAACTCTGGCAAACAGGGGAATTTCAAATAGAACGATTAACAAGATAATGGAGCAATTGTTTATTGAAACTCAAGCTTTATTTACAGAAACATTTCCTCCTTATTTGATCGCTGAATTAAATTTAATGTCAAAAAGAGCGGCTTTATTCAACATCCATTTTCCTAAAAGCACTGAGATTTTGGCGAAAGCCCAATTCCGACTTAAATTTGAGGAATTGTTCTTTATTCAGTTGCAATTAATTACCAAAAATCTGATTCGGAAACATAAAATAAAAGGACATCCATTTTCGAAAGTTGGGGAATTTTTCGGTGAGTTTTATCAGAATCATTTGCCGTTTGAGCTTACAAATGCACAAAAAAGGGTGATCAAAGAAATCCGTTCAGATATGGGCAGTAATGCTCAAATGAACCGTTTACTGCAAGGTGATGTTGGTTCCGGAAAAACTATTGTGGCTTTTATGAGCATGCTTTTGGCGATGGATAATGGTTTTCAGGCTTGTTTAATGGCGCCGACAGAAATTCTCGCTAATCAACATTTTATTGGTTTATCAGAATTAGCAGAAACCTTAAATATAAACATCAAAATACTTACAGGTTCAACTAAAACTTCGGCTCGAAAAATCATCCACGAAGAACTTGAAAACGGAACTTTAAATATCTTAATCGGAACGCATGCTTTACTCGAAGACAAAGTCAAGTTTCAGAATCTGGGCTTGGCTGTAATTGATGAGCAACATAGATTTGGCGTAGAACAGCGTTCTAAATTATGGAAGAAAAATGATATTCCGCCACACGTTTTGGTTATGACCGCCACTCCTATTCCGCGAACTTTAGCAATGAGTTTGTATGGAGATTTAGATATTTCGGTAATTGATGAATTGCCTCCTGGCCGAAAACCTATTCAAACTGTGCATCGTTTTGATAGTAATCGTTTGAAGGTTTGGAAATTCCTAAGAGATGAAATTGCGCTTGGAAGACAGATATATATTGTTTATCCGTTGATTCAGGAATCAGAAAAAATGGATTATAAGGATTTAATGGACGGTTACGAAAGTATTTCCCGTGATTTTCCGTTGCCTCAATATTCGATTTCGATCTTACACGGAAAAATGAAACCTGCGGATAAAGATGCCGAAATGAAACGCTTTTCTGAAGGCAAAACTAATATAATGGTCGCAACAACGGTAATCGAAGTTGGTGTAAATGTTCCAAACGCGAGTGTAATGATTATCGAAAGTGCCGAACGTTTTGGATTGTCTCAGCTTCACCAATTACGCGGCCGTGTTGGTCGTGGCGCTGAGCAGAGTTATTGTATTTTAATGACAAGTCATAAATTGAGTGCCGACAGTAAAACCCGAATGGAAACGATGGTTCAGACGAATGATGGTTTCGAAATTGCCGAAGTCGACCTTAAACTTCGTGGTCCCGGAGATTTAATGGGAACACAGCAAAGTGGTGTTTTAAATCTTCAAATTGCAGATATTGTGCGTGATCGTGAAATCTTAAGTCTTGCAAGAAATTATGCAATGAAAATTCTTAAAGAAGATGGTCCGTTGCAAAAACCGGAACACGCAGTTTTGAAAGCTGTATTTCTTGAACTTACTAAAAAGAAAAATATCTGGAATTATATAAGCTAA
- a CDS encoding DUF1697 domain-containing protein — MTTHLALLRGINVSGHNMMKMEALKAMLENIGFKNVRTYLQSGNVFVDTDEESASKVGFMIKQEIFKVFGHEVPTIVITKEDLELCFKNSPFLKEKEVDTKKLYVAFVSIALKSENINDLKISQFKPDEASIDGNRIFIKYAVGAGKTRFDQKYIEKKLNVTATIRNWNTVTNLLNMYSE; from the coding sequence ATGACTACACATTTAGCACTTTTAAGAGGAATCAACGTTTCTGGACACAATATGATGAAAATGGAGGCTTTGAAAGCAATGTTGGAAAATATTGGTTTTAAAAATGTGAGAACTTATCTTCAATCCGGAAATGTTTTTGTCGATACAGACGAAGAAAGTGCGTCGAAAGTTGGTTTTATGATCAAACAGGAAATTTTTAAAGTTTTTGGACACGAAGTTCCTACGATTGTGATCACAAAAGAAGATTTGGAATTATGTTTTAAAAATAGTCCGTTTTTGAAAGAAAAAGAAGTTGACACTAAAAAATTATACGTTGCTTTTGTTTCGATTGCTCTAAAAAGCGAAAACATAAACGACTTAAAAATAAGCCAATTTAAACCTGATGAAGCCAGTATTGATGGCAACAGAATTTTTATTAAATATGCTGTTGGCGCTGGAAAAACAAGATTTGATCAAAAATATATTGAGAAAAAACTAAACGTGACTGCAACAATTAGAAACTGGAATACGGTGACTAATTTATTGAATATGTACTCTGAATAA
- a CDS encoding diphthine--ammonia ligase, which produces MPKKALFNWSSGKDSALALYKILQNPDFKIEYLMTSVNQQFQRISMHGVRVELLEAQAKSIGLPLKILQIPEMPTMEVYEDVMTKSLTELREQGITHSVFGDIFLEDLRKYREDQLAKLGFEGVFPIWKIPTPDLIHEFISLGFKTIVVCVNERYLDKSFVGRVIDQIFINDLPENVDVCGENGEFHTFTFDGPIFSEPIKFEIGEIVYRKYEKPKTKDSSNTACDTNSTDAFDYGFWYCDLVPKN; this is translated from the coding sequence ATGCCCAAAAAAGCCTTATTTAACTGGAGCAGCGGAAAAGATTCTGCACTTGCTTTATATAAAATTTTACAGAATCCTGATTTTAAAATCGAATATTTAATGACGAGTGTCAACCAACAATTCCAACGCATTTCGATGCATGGTGTTCGTGTTGAATTACTTGAAGCGCAAGCAAAAAGTATTGGTTTACCATTGAAAATTTTACAAATTCCGGAAATGCCTACAATGGAAGTTTACGAAGATGTAATGACCAAATCCTTAACAGAATTAAGAGAACAAGGTATTACACATTCGGTTTTTGGAGATATTTTTCTGGAAGATTTGCGAAAATATCGCGAAGATCAATTGGCTAAACTAGGATTTGAAGGCGTTTTCCCAATCTGGAAAATCCCTACTCCCGATTTGATTCATGAGTTTATTTCCTTAGGTTTCAAAACTATTGTGGTTTGTGTAAACGAGCGTTATCTGGACAAAAGCTTTGTTGGACGTGTAATCGATCAAATCTTTATAAATGATTTACCTGAAAATGTAGATGTTTGTGGCGAAAATGGCGAATTTCATACTTTTACTTTTGATGGACCAATTTTTTCAGAACCTATAAAATTCGAAATTGGAGAAATCGTTTATCGAAAATATGAAAAACCAAAAACCAAAGATTCTTCAAATACTGCTTGTGATACCAATTCAACTGATGCTTTTGATTATGGATTTTGGTATTGTGATTTGGTTCCTAAAAACTAA